agaaaaaagtaagcgATACCACAACATTACATGACCCTTGGCTAAATCAgcacaattaaaaatataaaatttaatttgtcatAGTATAAAACTATAGgatatttttttcccatttcttcatatgtttttaaacaaattaacTTGCACAAAATAGTCCTACCATTTTCTACTTCTCATCATACAAGATCCTTGTTGAGTTGCTatattcaaaagagaaaaaagataagGAATGCCTTATGGACAATAATTTatgacatatttttttaaaattctaatataaaaaaatagtttttaataattttttcccataaaaataatattaaaattcttctaaaatgttttaataaCAAATGACCCAAGAGCACTTCCGTTAACCTAACTCTATTCAAAATAAGCTTcagtacatttttttaaaaaatatttgtaagaTATTTGTTAATTAGATTCTTTAATCTATTCTTTATAAGAAGGGATTGGATATGTAGTCTGGCCAAAACAGTCTAAGATACCAATCAAATTTAGTAGAATATTTTTTGATACCGGAAAACCGCATCAGGTGCTGCGGTGGATTTTAGCAAGCAAAAACATGCAGTAGGCCAAAAAACTCAAATAGAATTAGAACCTTTTTAAATCCCAATTCACAcccccacctctctctctctctctctctctctctgtgtatatatttatatatatatatatatatatatttttttttttttcaatataaaagCAAGGTACAGAGCTTGTAGCAAATCATATTTATCATCATTATACTAGTAAACAGGTCTCAATGACAGAAAGAGAGCATTAAATTCTTTCTGTTTTTGAGAGAAAGATAAGTCAATTTTTTGATTGTGGAAACTTGCTTAGAGTTGCTAGTTAAGAGTTTAGTAGGATATTTTAAACAGtgaatgcgtttggataggaggctgcgtccacgtctgggcagttttttttttttttttttttttttccacgcgcatgtgtcactgttcattggccatgaacagtgattttaggccaatgaacagtactttttgggatgaacagtaatttttacacattaaaaaattatttttgtacagtattttcagttttcagttttcagttttcagcaataagttctatccaaacggactcagtatttaaacaaaattacatatatttttaaatcatttagATCAATATTACTAAATGGCCGTGGAggtttaggttttttattttgttcactAGAGTCAGCCAGCAAAGTTTGAAGTCATTATTCATGACATGTGGGGTTTAGAGACTTAAAGCAGGTTTTAGGGTTTTCACCCAGTGCAGCCACATTGAATGCCACGCGGTTTTGTGAGGCAGAAGAAGAGGGTATTGTCACAGCTGCTGACTTTGGCTTTCCCTTGAGTTAATGCTCTTGCTGTCACCTTTTGACTCTTTGGCTTCCTTTTTGCTTTCTTTAGGTCAGCGTTTCTCTCCCCACCTCTTCCTTatagcttcattttttttctatttatacaGGACCAACAGACCTTGGCCTTGGACACTTGTCTTTGCTCatctaagaaagaaaattaatagaACTAGGACTTCAGAGAGGAAGAAAGACCTAGCTGAAGAAAATTTCAGAAGACTTTTTGTGTAAAgcagagaagagaaaaaacaagGTGTGAAATGGGTAGGCCTCCTTGTTGTGATAAAGAGGGAGTCAAGAAAGGACCATGGACTCCTGAAGAAGATATCTTATTAGTCTCTTATATTCAAGAACATGGTCCTGGAAATTGGAGGGCTGTTCCTACCAATACAGGttaaatttctttgtttttctattttgagcaaacttttttttgatttgaatagtgttttttttttgggttatcaTTAGGGAAATGTcataaaagatgatttttttttttttgttgttgttcttttcTTAGATGATTGTAAGAGGTTTATGTTTAGTTTGAGATGCCTGTTTGGGTAACTTTGCTTTGGATGATCTTATATTACTTGTATTGATATCTTCTCCATATGTGGGTTTTCAGGGTTGCTTAGATGTAGTAAGAGTTGCAGACTTAGATGGACTAATTATCTCAGGCCAGGGATCAGGCGTGGTAACTTTACTGACCATGAGGAGAAGATGATAATCCACCTTCAAGCTCTTTTGGGCAATAGgtaacatctctctctctctttgtgatTAAGTACTTctaatttaaaaacttttaagttCTAATCCCAAAAAGAATAGATGAGGGTTGTTTTAGTTTAGTGTCCACCTAACTagctaaaatatatatagtattaattTGTAAGCAACTTAAAGAAATATAGAATTAGTTTAATGATCACTGGCTAAAGAaatatttgtaaagaaaaaaaaagtattaatttgtttgttgttgAAGTGTTTggattctttttaatttatggcACATTAATTATGGTGCAGATGGGCTGCCATAGCTTCATACCTCCCACAGAGAACTGATAAtgacattaaaaattattggaaCACGCATTTAAAGAAGAAGCTCAATAAGATTCAATCAGGCGCAGAAGGCCATTCAAAAGATGGGTTTTCTTCACCATCACAATCACTCACCAGAGGTCAGTGGGAGAGAAGGCTCCAAACAGATATCCACATGGCCAAGCAAGCTCTTAGTGAGGCCCTTTCCCCAGAGAAGCTAAGAAACTCTGGCTTGTCTGAATTGAAGCCCTCTACTGGGTGCTTGTCTAACACAAAGCCAGCAGCTCATTCGTCAACCTATGCATCTAGCACTGAGAATATAGCCCGGTTGCTCAAAGGTTGGGTGAGAAATTCACCAAAGTCAGCTAGGAGTAACTCAGCTATAACTCAAAATTCCTTAAACAACATGAGTGGGACTGATTCAGTATCCAGTGAAGGGACTCCAAGTAAGGCAAACAATGGGATTGAACAATCTGAGACATTTGAATCTCTGTTTGGGTTTGAGTCTTTTGACTCTTCACATTCGGATACATCACAGTCTATGTCACCGGAGGCAAGCCTTTTCCAAGATGAAAGCAAGCCTTTGCCATTGTCATTGCTTGAAAATTGGTTGTTTGATGAAGGTGTTAGTCAAGGGAAAGAATTCCTTAGTGATTTCTCATTAGATGACAATgctaattttttctaaaatggttgTTGCTTTGGGGCATCTTTTTTGTTCTAGGTCTTGAACTGATTGAATTTAATAGTTGCCTTGACAGAAGGAGTTTCTTATTGCTTTAATGCTAGAGCAAAAGTGTAAATTTCCCATTATTGTGTTAAAATGTCTTGATtaagaataaaattaatttcCAGTCTTGTATCTGCCCCTAATgaaatgttttatatttaatagCTTGATTAGAAAATAGAAACGCAaactaaatttcaatttaagatATCTAAATTTTATGGTGGCAATTCAATTCTACTATTAAAAGCTTTGTAGTTTATTGacattgtttcttttcttttatgaaaagagttagggttcaaatccacatttctttgtttatatatactATCGGAATTCGGACTCCCAATCTTCTATTATTTCTACCGATTGTGTGATGGACATGAGACCTTTCGATGAAAATTTCATCTTCTTCATATATTTACttccaaaataaaagaaagaagaaaagaacttgTAGAATTAAATTTTGCATGCCAAAAGTAAGTGAGATAGCTAGCATATTCATCACCGAATTAAACGTTTATAGAAGTATAGGAGAGCATATTAATACCAAATACTATTGAATAAATCACTTAAAAGTATTCTTTTTAGGATGATTTAATTTGAGGTTGTTTTTTTAGGTTAACTAGTTTATGTGTGAAGTTATTGAGCAATAAATACCCAACTACTTAGTTTATAGCACAACATAATGTTTAGGCATTGTAGACAAGTGTCTTAAGGGCACAAGTGACCTTACATCAATTAATACTCCattaatttatgtaatatatactttttttaaagtaaggTAATTATGGGAAGcaagatattaattaattaaaatgtaaGCTTTTCATGTTATGTAAAATGTAATAGGGAAAATTCATGcaagaaattctttttttttttttttttttgagaaagcatgcaagaaattctttgttcttgttgttttgcAATATTTGACCAAACCAATGAATTAAGAGATGTAACCCATAAACAATAAATGCAGATTAGGTTCTATTTCTAGATTCATTTAAAAGGAAGTTTATTATAGGTTATAGGTCCAATGCACTTGATTTAACTATGGTTAATATTATAATAACTTTTCATTAGAATAAACGTTTAAATAAATATACCATTGGATTTTATTATGTTCTTATACTTTTATACTCTATAAtctttacatattttatatttcaagtatttatattatattctaaaattataaaactgAGCTTGTAAATTAAGTAGTAAATAACACTCAATTAATGTGAAATTTAGTGAAATGAAAAGGCAAAATGTAGTGTAATTGTGTAAAGTAGGTAGAAAACATGTAATTTAATGTTGATAATTGAAAATTTCTAGTTTAATCAAAAGTTAGAAACAACcgtaatattaacaaaattttatattaagtgCAACTTGAATTCAATTCATGTATGTCGATATTTACTTGGCAAGAAATTTATTGTTCTTGTTTAATTCGTCTATTTCCatttgaaagggaaaaatcaATTATCATAACTTATATCACAAGATACACTTGGCGTTctagactctctctctctctcatttaccAGTTGAATAAAAGTGATCAAATGCTCTATAGCCAGAAATAGCTTTGGAAATATGCAAATTGGCCTTAAATGCACGTGAAAAGCTTTGATATTCATCACTCGTTTTTTGCAAGCTGTAGGAATTTTATTTTGTCCAAGCAAGTTTAATATCCACACTGTAAAGGTGTAGAAGGAAAAGAACCATAAGCCCCTCATGATGAATACCATTTTCCAGATGGCAACCAAGCTGttaaaatggaaagaaaaaagtgCCCCATTCACCAACTTTGGTAATTGGTATTGAAGGGTCTATTTAATACTTGCCCCCCTGCTAGTATCAGAAGGTAATGGCATGGCATAGAGGTCATGTCTATGCGAAATAGACTACCAAAGACATATAAAAGTCAAGGTACCACTTGGAAATGAAGCTTCCTCTTGGACATTTCACGTAATTTAGTGCAGTTAACATAGACCATATGGTGAAGACGGTGAGGGTGATGGGCTCACGGTCATGGGTTTAGGCTGTCTTGGCTCAGAGGTGTATGGGAGCTCATTTTCCTTTCAATAAAAGAATCATTTAAATGATAATTCTTACTAGCCCTCTTATTATGTCCAACTACATAATTCTAAAGAACAGTGCTTTGTGTACTGAACTAGTATTTTCCATATCCTTTCAACCTAACTAGCTATAAACTACAATCCTTAGAATTTGTATGACAGGCCGGCCATTCCATCTTGTAAGGTATGATGGACTGTAGAGAATTTAAATTTTCCCCGACCAAATATATTATTCCGGAAGGACAGAATCATGTGCCTTTCAAACACCacctctttatttatttaattttttttttatatcttttttcaatttttttggatgaGATTCAAATACCATCTTTTAAGCGTACACAGTGACGAAGCCACTTGAGGACCAAGGGGCCCTCGTACCCCCGAcccaaatatttgaaaaaaattaattttttaaaaaaatatcttaaacaatttgaaaatttttaaataaccttATCATTTTGGCCCCCATACTTGATAATATACATATTTaagaaagtataaaaataataatttttatttaaataaaatacaatctataaatatatatgtcaacaaattacaataattaaacctCCAGTATCTTTAAAATGAACACATAGGTATTTTAACAATTACCTCAacaaataaaatggaaaaaaattctaattttcatcATAACATATCCTCTAGAGCTTACTTGTACCACAAcagtagaaaaattgaaaagtcagAAGTTTTGTTGATATACCACACCACCAAGTCTCCCATATAGTTGCAGAAACactttgcctctctctctctctgttgtcAATCTTGTCtcataattgtttaattttaattaaatacacTTTTGATTAAAGCACATATTGAGTTATGAAATATTTACATTactattttacatttcatacacaatatatatatatattgtggggggtgaaaagatcctgatgagaatgtgggccttttgggccgtgttaaggaaggccgacctgctactgggtttagaatttgttggtactatgggtcggcccatacgccgagggtccgaggatcccgccgagggtccgaggatccagccgagggtgaacttatcctcggacggacaccgaagaactcggggcttcgcaataaagattaggggatgacacggttaagaccaatggttaaaaggggtaaaccctagaatgccccagaagcactggtgttgaagaaatgtcaaagataaaggctgctacctccacattaaagaccctgcacctaccaccctggccgcattgatggggaagtgacacctgaacagtggaagagaaacttctggttactattcaaaggcactgggaaaagaaatatctaggttaaaggggaggtaaagcaacacgtgtaaaaggtattcaagagagtagtatttaagggggaatctaagacagaaagTGGGGATCTccctttttgtaacctaaaagaaagagaaaaagaaggagagagaaattatataagaacagttctcggcttacgtccgagcagattgattcatagcattctttgttgtttttaagtgtttatcatatttagcttgctatttaatcctcaaacacttctaacctgggtttcaagcccacactctacaaattacattgtttaaggctcgttgggcctgagcccgtaactgttcttggggccaggtgcaattgtgcatttacatatatatatatatatatatatatatatatatatatatccccaCTAAAGATAAATTTATGGCTCCGCCACTGAGTACACATTAGCACTATAAATGCAACATGTATATGAGTTAAGTTCGAATTACATTTGATGTAACtctatgtaatatattatataactcCATAACGTTTCATTGCATTGAAAGAGTATTTTGATGAACAAGGgttttgattatatttttttctttataaactctGTGCTTGATATTAAGAGAATTGGAAATCAATAACTATcctattataaaatatttaaatttcaaggttctttgtttttaaactttaaaactgCACAAAACATGAGTTTGTagataaaatagtaaataatattttattaacaaaaattttggcatgCAAATTAAGAGCAACGAAAACATGTAATCCAAAGGTTGATTcatcaaaatattgttttaataaaaaaaattatagacatATAAAATTGCATAAAGTTAGTCATAGTGTGACACTTTGTTCATGTTACACTActcaataactttttatcaatatttcaaaaattccaCCATTGGATCATGACTCCTCATTCTTCTTAACACACATGCCAAATTCTTGTAagttggatattatttactatttgatctataaactcatacTGTAACTCTATAAGTAtactttaaaattaaataaataaaaaatctttaaaaaattaaatatttgggtTAATTACAGATTTACCCATTTATGTGGTTAGACCCAAATTCACCTTATCTACCTGTAGTTCAAAAGTTGGCAATTTACACACCTAAGATATGCTTTGTTTGACCTTTGTAACCTAAATCTTGCTTTTCTGttaggaaaacattttttaacacaaaaacttaacataaaacagtcatcaattaattgttggAAACATTATTTTAATCGTAATGCTATCGCATGTTCCAAATGTGTTTGAGAATTATTGATTAAAAGACTAAGATTAGTGTCGCACTCCAACTCATAACTGTTATGATATTCTCCACTTTGGTTACACAGACCAATGGCTTTAAAACATGTCATGTGAAAAGTACGTAGTGGAACTGAGCCTCACCCACAGGATATTTTCCTCTTTGGCATACCTATTCCAAAATGAGCGCACCCTCAAGGTATTGTTTTGCCTCCAAAACAGTCAAAAAGCGGAACTAATTAAATTGAGGGGCTCAAAGaaacagtgaaaaaaaaaaaaaaaaaaacccaaacaaaatagAACACAAGCTTAAAAATCTGGGGCGATTAGGGcatccaataatttttattttttattttattgaaactcCTCTCCAATCATACTACACATTAGTCCATGTGCCAATCAAATTAGATTAACTAAgatttatgccctaaaatccactTTGTAAGaagttttaaattaataaaagagtTCAATTTTTTAAGATTATATGGACATGGAACATAATGCATAATCCATGAGTTGtactcactacaaaaaacgcgggtcttaggccgcgtttttttcagccgcgtttgcaaaaacgcggcctaagaccctaCTTGGGCCCCGTTTCTAAAAAACGCACCCACAGCTTGTAGTTCAGGCCGCGTGTGACGAACGCAGCCCAAGCCCaagtcttaggccgcgttttttggACCAATGGCCGCGTTTTTCTGGAAtgggctgaagccgcgttttaaaaacgcggcttcagacccatctgaattttttttttttttttttaataaatgtcttgaagccgcgtttttaaaacgcggcttcagacccatcctaaagccgcgtttattaaaaaacgcggccatagtcaCCTtaaagctgcgtttttaaaacgcggcttcaagaaTCCACGAAGCGGCGTTTTAAAAAACGGGGCTAAAAACTATATACtataaattagaaagaaaaaaaatccccttCCCAAAACGCGAGACCCTTCCTCTCTTCTTGTCTAAGCCCTTCAAACCCGGTTCCCACgaaacccaaaccaaaaccaTCATCAGCGACCTCCGAGACCAAGCGCCAGCTTCACGCAGCCTCCAccctcaattttattttactttctcTCACATCACACTTTcccctccctccctctctctctctctctctctcacggtaGGGTTTGGATCTTACGCGGAAACGATTACAATGGTAAACGAGATCCAAAAGTTTCAAATTGAAGCtaaattttcaatctttttattgggttttgattgattttgtaTACGGGTAAATTTATTTTCAGGAAGGAGGAGGGAATCTAGAGTCATCGATAGAGCAATTGCTGAATGTGGAGAAGCGAGATGAGGCTTTCGGCGAGGTCGCCGGGAACAAAGAAGGCCGTCAGCGACATTCTTCGGCTGCAGCCGAAGCTCGAGCATGGAATACTCTCAACGATCAGATTGTTCTCTTGTCTAAGCGCCGTGGCCAGCTTAAGCAGGTAAAAATAACTCTGTTTTGGGTTTCCGATTGtgtaattttgttattgttttgatGGTTGGTTGAGTTTAAATTTGTGTTCTTTTGGCTTTTTGGTGTAATGGGTATTTGTTGATTTGGTCGTAGAAGCAGTGGGTTGGTTTAATTTTGTGTGTAGTGTTTGAATTAGGGTTATGGGTGTTTGATAGCGTTTTAGTTAAGGCAGCTTAAGGAGGTAACcattaccaaaagaaaaggagCTCTGTTTTGGGTTTCTGATTATGTGAATTTTTAATTGTTCTGTTGTTGATGGTTGGGGTTAAATTTGTGTTCTCTTAGGTTGGTGGTGTAGTGGGTATCCATCGATTTGGTCCTAGAAGCAGTAGTTTGGTtcaattgtgtgtgtgtgtgtgtgtggctgtTTTGATATCGTTTTAGCTAGGCAGGTAACCCCCATGTaaaaaggaaaaccaaaaactattttttgtgCTTCTGTGTGTGTTTTGTAATGGTTGGGTTTAAATTTGTGTCCTTTTGGATTGTTGGTGTAATGGTTATTTGTTGATTTAGTCCTAGAGGCGTTGGTTTGGTTCagttttgtgtgtgtatttgaaCTAGGGTTATGGTTGTTTTGATAGAGTTATAGTTTTACTCCTTATAGGGAATTGTTTGAATTTGTGTATTTGGCAAAGAGATATGggattttttttagggattcaGTGGCATGAGAATGTGACTTGGTTTATGCTGGTTAAGATTTGTATGTGTAGCTGAGGGTTATATGTATTGTAATTGTAATCTTTGCTACCCTGTATTCCTTTTTGAAATTGTGTATTTCATGGAGAAGGATGAATTCTTGAACCTGGTAGGAGAATGGGGTTTTTATGTGTAAAAATGTCGAGTTGGTCAGTTGCTTTAAAGCTGTGTGCTTGATTGATGCAGGAGCATCTTAAAGGTTTTTTCATTTTGTCTAAGTTTAGTTTGAATGGCTGCAAGCAAGGGCAGCCATAATTCAAATAGCAGCAGCCAAGGGGATGCTAGTCAGTTCTATGTTTGTGTCCAAATGGGAGGTTGTATGCATTTGGGATCCAGAAGCCTATCCTAATCTGTTGTAACTAATTCAGTAGACTTCTGGATAATTGTAGAAGCTGTACTTGATTGGATTTGGACACACAGCGGTGATCTCGGTTTGTTGATTGAATAGGACATTAGCGTGTGTACTTTCTTAGAACTCTATGTTCTTGCGAGAGGTTTTTGTCCACGTATTAGTAGTTCTAAGAAACTCACCATTTCATAATTCATTTCGAAACCGAGATCCCATTGACTCATTCCCTGCATCATTGATTGATCCTACTTAGTGTCCGTTTGGCTTCAACTTTTTTGTTcagtttttagcttttagtttttatgcacaactttttaaaacctcacattttcaAAGTACAAGAATACTTTAGcacatttttagaaaaaaaaaaaagtctgcaaaaagctaaataagttgATGCCAAACACACGcttaggctgtgtttgttttggcTTCAAACCACTTTCGGAAATGCTTTTCCTTAAAATTGTGTGTTTGCTTGTGCTTGTGTACGGGCATAAATCCAAGTGAATGTATATGCCCTTGGCATAGGCTGCTTTGTACTGCATTGAATTTGTTGTGGTTTCTATTAGAATTTCAATCTTTAATGCATTACTTTAAATGATAATGGATGGTGAATCCctgtaaataatatctaaaagtAATTTggctttttcatttttaaacacGAAAGATATTTTGGTCTATACTTTTTCTAATGGGTCTTTTGGTTTTTTCCGATGTAAGCTTGCGATGGTTCGGCAAGCAATGCAATATATAGATGAGACACCAGATATTGAAACTCGTATAGAGCTCATCAAAACACTAAACAATGTCTATAGCTGGGAAGGTAAGCATGTGATGAAGAATTTGAAGCTCCCTAACCAAGTATCTGGTTTAATACGGTGCGGAATAGCTACGGTTTGTAACATTCGGTTCCTTAGGTTCCCCAACTATTATTTACCATGTGTATCATTCCTATATTGACATTTTGGCTGCTGCACATATGATGTTTTCATTTCTTCCTTTTTGccttaatttattaaattttcaataacaAACATGGAATTAAAGCTAGGATGTGGACAATTGATGACAATTCTCCACTAAAAATATCTATCCTTTGGAAACGTCTTTACGCTTGCTTCAATTTTGAACATGCCTTCCTTAATTGTGATCATGTTCTGTTTTTAAGATTGAGTTTGC
This genomic stretch from Castanea sativa cultivar Marrone di Chiusa Pesio chromosome 1, ASM4071231v1 harbors:
- the LOC142643430 gene encoding myb-related protein 306 — translated: MGRPPCCDKEGVKKGPWTPEEDILLVSYIQEHGPGNWRAVPTNTGLLRCSKSCRLRWTNYLRPGIRRGNFTDHEEKMIIHLQALLGNRWAAIASYLPQRTDNDIKNYWNTHLKKKLNKIQSGAEGHSKDGFSSPSQSLTRGQWERRLQTDIHMAKQALSEALSPEKLRNSGLSELKPSTGCLSNTKPAAHSSTYASSTENIARLLKGWVRNSPKSARSNSAITQNSLNNMSGTDSVSSEGTPSKANNGIEQSETFESLFGFESFDSSHSDTSQSMSPEASLFQDESKPLPLSLLENWLFDEGVSQGKEFLSDFSLDDNANFF